Part of the Acidobacteriota bacterium genome is shown below.
ATCCCCGCATGCCCGGCGACGTAGATCTTGGTTTCGGGATTCATGTCAGCTCCCTGGCGAGACAGGAGACAGGAGATAGGAGATAGGAGTAAAGAGCGAGTAGTAAACAGTCAGTAGTAAAACGCATCTTGCCCCAATCAGCTAATCTGTAATTTGCCAATCTGTTAATCTGTAAATCTGCCAATCTGTGAATCTGCAATCTGCGAATCTGGAACTTCTCCCTATTCGCTCCCGACTTTCACGGCATACCCCCCGGCCAGCAGGTGCCGCTCCCGCAGCGCCTCCGCCAGGTCGGCCCGGGCCATCTCCCGCACCAGCTCGGCGAAGGTCACCGTGGGGGCCCAGCCGAGCCCGGCCCGGGCGCGCGCGGCGTCGCCGCACAGGTGCTCCACCTCGGTGGGACGGTAGTAGGCCGGGTCCACCGCCACCAGCACGTCCCCCGGCCGCACCGCCAATTCCATTTCGCCG
Proteins encoded:
- a CDS encoding GDP-mannose 4,6-dehydratase (catalyzes the formation of GDP-4-dehydro-6-deoxy-D-mannose from GDP mannose), with the protein product GEMELAVRPGDVLVAVDPAYYRPTEVEHLCGDAARARAGLGWAPTVTFAELVREMARADLAEALRERHLLAGGYAVKVGSE